Genomic window (Daucus carota subsp. sativus chromosome 5, DH1 v3.0, whole genome shotgun sequence):
ATATATCAATCTCCTTTCACTTCATTCTTCGCTTTCATATGTTAACTTATTTTAAGGTCCTGTATATATGCTATCTTAATAGTCTGGAATCTTGTTTCTTTTGTATATAATGCCAACCAACTCTACACAACATCTTAGGTCTCAACAAACGTCTACATcctaaacatgattattttagACCTTGGCAACAATATAATGTACTTAAAATAACAGTTGACATAAGATACTGGCAAGAAGCAAATGCTAAAGTACCAAATTCTGATATAGATTAGACACCAGATGAAAATTTGTGCAACCATGCAAGAAGTGTAAGCAAGTACCTTTTGGGTTCAGCAATCATTATTTCTATCTCTGCTATACGAGAATCCTCCAAGTCATTCATGTAGATATTAACATCACCAACCATAGCTGTAAACAAAGATTGCATTAAAATTCTCAAAATAAGCATTATAACAAgagataaattttaattacaggTAAAACAAAATCAtgctaaaaaaaaattctaacggACAGGTGAATACATAGCTGGAACTATAAATTGATCTGATTcagtatataattttcataatcaCAAATTTTTGCACAGATATctttctcaactagttttggTTTCATCCTAAATTTCAACTTTTACAACTTCAAAGGTGAAGGTTTTTCCTTCGAACTCATTACAATTTCAAACTGCCACACTAATTTTAACAAGTCATGAGAAATATTCATTTTAGCCCTTTTCTCATTCCCAGCCATTAACCCCTTGACAACTTTGCGAAATCACGTTTCGTTAACGATGCACTAGTTACATTATACTAATAGCAAGGTCTTTTTGACACTATTAGCTACAGAACAACCAAATTCAAGGCCTATTACCAGTCATTCCAGTCCTCCTATACTTCCAATACCAAATACCCCTCAGTTTATCATCAATTCATCAATGATCAAACAAACAAACTAACTGATTCATCATACCTCAAATTCAACCGTAAACAATCAACAATACACGAGTAGTGGATACCGATATTCTCTTGGCACTTAACCTTTACTAAAAAAAACAATCttcacaaacaaaacaaaactaaaaCACATGCCTTAACCATACAAAGAACCAAATAAACATTCATATCAAATCAACAAACTAGAGCACAACATCATAACAACAAACCCTGGCATCTTACTTGATCaacaccaaaaaaaaataaaaaatacaaactttAAGCCAGAGAGCTGATAAAAAAGAAATGAACCTTCAACATGGGCTTGCCCATGAACAAATTGTGGCAAGATCAAATCTTTATCCAAAACAATGAAAGTGTGCTTAGATGGGTCATGGGTCCATGACTGGTGCATCTCATACTCTTGATCAAGAGTGAGGGGCTCCGACCCGGTAGCAGCTAAAAGGGTCGGGTCTTTCATCCATTGATGGTACTTTGGGACATGTTCTTTCATGTATGGTACTAGTATCAGTTTCTCTTCTCCTTCCAAACTCACATTCATTCTGTCCCTATATCTGTGTTTATGTATACAATTTCTGGTATATTATTTGTGGGTTTTGAAGAATCTAAGCAGAGTATAGAGATGCTTAATTAGTGTGCGTATTTGGTTCAGCCGAGACCTAAACAAGACgtaaaatagataaaattacaaacaTGTGTGTTTGGCTTTTTACCCCGAGTGACAGTTGTAGTATTGAACTTCTGATGTTCAATATTGAGTatgtaaataaaattgaaattaaaatcggATGATCGGATTAggattaaaaattgaatattttataatattataataatctatgatgtattaatttaaatttaatctaTCATTTGAAAattcatgattttaaattatgtttaagtatattaataatatttaagtgTGTTTATTATTATCTCCAtctcaaaaaattaaataatttcgtTGATTTTGGACACATGATTCGAGAGTACGTTGACTGTGTTTAAAAGAAATCATTAATcgcataattatataatttatatctataattttattttcaataataaaatttgaatatataaaacttttatttataaaaaattatttagaggATAATTTACGGAATCACAAGTGCCTAACCAACTAGGTGGTCTCATTTAGAATGgtgtatgatttttaaaatatcttcGTAATTCAGGAGATGTGGAAGGATGCAAGTTATTATTTTCAGATTATGCAACTTGAGCTGTATACAAACAACAAATCCATGTCAAGTTTACATTTTACCCTCAAACACAACTTCATACATATGTTTAAATGTGTTTTTCTTGCTAATTAGATCATCTCTACACTGCCATACTCTATTCGTTCCTGTATAATTGTGCACTAGTGTAATAGTGCCAGAGCATAATCTCATCTTCTCTGATCATCATAGAGTGGATagtaaaacaatatatattctGAGAGAACATGAACACATTTGCTTCCACAATACCAAATCACAGGAGTTTCTTCATTTATTGTAGTGCAAtaacattatttaatatttctccGACTGTCACAGCGTTATTCTTACAAAACACACACATAACACAACATAGAAGCAATAAGAAATACAGCTGAGTAGCTTTTCACCGGACAGAGAGAGAAATACACATAATCTTCAAGTTGAAGCATATATAACTTCTCCTATGATGGTTCCTTGATCACAACCAGCTACAATCCTGTTGACACAAATATTAAGGATCAATATTTTAGGTGTAGTAACTAAAATCTTTTACAAGGACATGTAGACATGGCTTATATAGTGTGTCAGCAGACTTACTGAGCTGAACTTGTCATGCATCCAATTGTCCAAACTCTTCCGAATTTGCTGATTATTGTCTTCTCCACCCTAAAGTCCACGAAAACAATTTGTTAAACTTTGATTATCCAGTACTCATGAGTCATTAAATGGTTCAATGGTTGTAAAGAAATTTAATGCATAGTACCTGTAAGTTGTGGCATTCCATACGCGAATCGTTGCATCTTCTGATCCTGTGATTATTAGTGGCCCATTGGGAACGTTGGGAAGAACACGGAGGGAAGTGACATTGTTAGTATGGCCTTCTAGCGTATGAAGGCAAGTTCCAGTTTGATAGTCCCACACCTGATTGTACATTTTTACATGTTTACATATCCCAAAATTATTTGTCAGTGATTGTAgttgaatgatgacattctcaTACCTTAGCAGTAAAATCATCAGAGCCTGTGACGACAAATGATTTATCTCCAGTAACGAAGAATTCAACAGTATTAACTCCTTTGGAATGGCCCTCCAGCACATGCTTAGGATCAGGAGATCCAAGATTCCATATCATTGTTTTAGCATCAAGGGACGCGCTAGCAAAGGTATTGGTCTCTTTCGGATTAAATACTGCTTGCATAACATAATGATCATGTCCCTCGAAAGTTTGAGTGCATTCCCAACCTTTCTCCCAGTCCCAGAGCTTGATGAGCTTGTCATCAGACGATGACAGCACGTATGGAAGGCTAGGATGCACATCCAGTGACCTGATATAGTCTGTGTGCGCTTCAAATTCCTTAATCTTTTCTTCTGTGCTGTAGTTGTACACGTGAATCATTTTGTCATCAGCTCCCGCGACAAACCAATCCTTTGCACGTATAAACTTTGCACATCTTACTGCATACAGTCACGGACAATTCATATATGACAAAATTAAGAAACTCacagaaaattaaatttatatctatCAAGGAATAAGGAAATGTACCTGGTGATTCTGTGATTTTAAAGGACTTCTCTGTTTCCTATATTATTAAAACAGAATTTCATCAGGCACTTCAAATATCTATATATTGTGAATTGGACACAGCttgaacaaaaaaaagaagaaaaaagttgAACTTACTTGGGACTGATAGTTCCAAATGCACACAGTTCCAGAGTATAAACTTAGCAGAGCCCTGCACATTATTGATCATCAAGTACAAAATAGGAGGGAACTTGCAATGCAAACGATTTGGTGATGAATTCACAGCTCCAATGAGTTAAACAACTTACCATGGTTGTGTTGGA
Coding sequences:
- the LOC108220054 gene encoding GCN5-related N-acetyltransferase 9 isoform X2; protein product: MNVSLEGEEKLILVPYMKEHVPKYHQWMKDPTLLAATGSEPLTLDQEYEMHQSWTHDPSKHTFIVLDKDLILPQFVHGQAHVEAMVGDVNIYMNDLEDSRIAEIEIMIAEPKSRGKGLGKKSVLMMMVFAVEKFCIHTFRVKIGESNEASLRLFRKLGFVDASYSKIFQEVTLELVITKLKMEELHLLAGSPAALEGCSLVIKGYAGKKPKVFVLQPYLFE
- the LOC108221049 gene encoding coatomer subunit beta'-3: MSQTIKIQNEFERPSERVKCVDLHPTQPWALLSLYSGTVCIWNYQSQETEKSFKITESPVRCAKFIRAKDWFVAGADDKMIHVYNYSTEEKIKEFEAHTDYIRSLDVHPSLPYVLSSSDDKLIKLWDWEKGWECTQTFEGHDHYVMQAVFNPKETNTFASASLDAKTMIWNLGSPDPKHVLEGHSKGVNTVEFFVTGDKSFVVTGSDDFTAKVWDYQTGTCLHTLEGHTNNVTSLRVLPNVPNGPLIITGSEDATIRVWNATTYRVEKTIISKFGRVWTIGCMTSSAQIVAGCDQGTIIGEVIYAST